A region from the Alnus glutinosa chromosome 5, dhAlnGlut1.1, whole genome shotgun sequence genome encodes:
- the LOC133869236 gene encoding receptor-like protein 34: protein MATLDVANVPNIITDQSALLALKAQISYDPRNVLSNNWSTGTFVCSWVGVTCDSRHQRVTALNLSYMDLVGTIAPHMGNLSFLLSLNIENNSFHGSLPNELSHLYNLQHLSFGFNSFNGEIPSWMGMLSKLQNLSLFGNSFTGTIPPSLSNISSLQVINLSYNQLLGSIPSSIFNIYSLQRIDLRDNMLSGPMPSIISNMSSLQIINLRSNNLSGPLPNDTFDNLPYLQRLRVSYNQFSGQLPSTLFNCKRLQYLSFANNDFIGSIPSEIGNLIMLTKLYFESNNFEDSRWWSEG from the exons ATGGCAACCCTAGATGTTGCAAATGTTCCTAACATTATCACCGATCAATCTGCTCTTCTTGCCTTAAAGGCTCAAATTTCTTATGACCCTCGTAATGTTTTGTCAAACAACTGGTCTACCGGCACCTTCGTTTGCAGTTGGGTTGGTGTTACTTGTGATTCTCGCCATCAACGAGTAACCGCTTTGAACCTTTCTTACATGGATCTTGTAGGTACCATTGCTCCACACATGGGAAACCTTTCATTTCTTCTTAGTCTAAACATTGAAAACAATAGTTTTCACGGCTCTCTGCCCAACGAGTTGTCTCATCTTTACAACTTGCAACACTTATCATTTGGATTCAATAGCTTCAATGGAGAAATCCCATCATGGATGGGAATGTTAtccaaacttcaaaatttgtcTCTATTTGGTAATAGTTTCACAGGAACTATACCACCATCTCTATCAAACATTTCTTCATTGCAAGTAATTAATCTTAGTTATAACCAACTTTTGGGCTCCATTCCATCCTCCATCTTCAACATATACAGCTTGCAAAGAATTGATCTTAGAGATAATATGCTTTCTGGTCCGATGCCCTCCATTATTTCCAACATGTCATCATTGCAAATCATTAACTTAAGGAGTAATAATCTTTCTGGTCCACTCCCAAATGATACTTTTGATAATCTTCCCTACTTACAACGGCTTCGTGTATCTTATAATCAATTTTCTGGCCAACTCCCATCTACTTTGTTCAATTGCAAACGACTGCAATATTTATCATTTGCGAATAATGATTTCATTGGAAGTATACCTTCAGAAATTGGAAACTTAATCATGCTCACAAAGTTATACTTTGAGAGCAACAACTTTGAAG ATAGCAGATGGTGGAGTGAGGGATGA